The Sesamum indicum cultivar Zhongzhi No. 13 linkage group LG6, S_indicum_v1.0, whole genome shotgun sequence genomic interval AAATGGAATTTGATGCACATAAAGaggaaataaatattaaaattcccAAATCCCGTGCTAAAAATTAATCCCATTTCCGACTATGttaatctatataatatacGTCAAGTCATGTGCATGCCAATGTCTTGTTCTAcggattatattttaattaaatttaaaatactataattatcatttttaatgtACGTGCAATCCGCTTGAAGAGACTGCCTCGCAGTCCGCAGCAATGGATCCTAGACTCAAACTAGtgagatattattatttgactTTAGTATTTATTGTTCATCTCTCAAAAATATCTACCAGATGTGGTCGACTgattccaaatttatttttaaataatttgacaaatcTCATAGtatggattttgaattttttctatatatatgccaCACGAGTTTGTAAATAGCGTGCTTTTTAATTGGGAGATCTCTTTCATCGACTTTCATGCACTACAAGAAATggattatttttcattttataataaatcactatgatttaaaatttatagataattacactccattttctttcctttaGGTTTAGTGTAATTGCACGTAAACTTTATGagatttgtaaaattacatctagcacccttgagggttgcttccgtctaataaataaatccctctattagtcaaaattcactaaatctgctgatattaataaaaaaattgaatgaaaattgatatttaccctcgattgacttgtTTGTGACACCTCCTACGTAATTACAGTTCATCTCATAAGAAATAATCATTTAACATGATAAGATAAatcttattttcattaatacaTTATATAGCCCTCATGGAATGACATATGtcataagaattttattttcaatccTCAACCTTGGTATTTATGCACATAAGGAAATGAGAGAAGtgaaatttcttattattaaaaaattttaaatataaaatcacttAAAATCTGATACATACGTAATTATGCAGCTATAGCttccaattcaaaatttcactgTTGGCCACCTATTATTCCTAATGATCGTCTAGTCATTATGGCATATTCCCTGAAAGAAATACGTTGTAAGGAATGAGTTGTCAACTCAACAAGTATAActaattagtttatatatatacatacataataaGTAAAGTATAATACAACTGCACTGACCAATAAATATTCCCATGTAATAGCAACAAATATAAGAACTAACACATATCCACTATTATGTATCAGTCCACAACATTACATatgatgttatattttattgtcttAGAGCCCTGTTTACCCAAGCTGGAGTACATCATTCAATGATTTTGCCAGAAATCAATAACTTAATCAGTATCATATAGTATACAGCACAGTATACCTAGTATACCCGTCAAATAtgatatccccacaccacCCTAATATATAGTAATATCAGCACATGATATCACAATAAACATGACATCTCCATACCATCCCAGTGTGtaactataaaataagataaccTTCGCTACCCGAAATACCCCGATACTCTTCTCGCCATAATACCTacctttatataatttttttttcatgtcacATCTTCATGACAACCCCACAACCCCTCatcaattaaatcatcataaGCTACTGAATATGCCCCTGGTTACGTAAGTCATCTTTTTAAGTCAactgaaaatttaattcaacactaatttaaatagtcaaactatatttaataaatagactaattaaataatataattatataaattaataataattaaaaacaaaaactttcaTACCTGATCAGTACGCCTGAGTGTGTgaagaatataaatttcacTTGTTAAACTAACATTAGACATATATactacatatacatatatattatatttgttgggTGGCTCCCACGTAGGTCTGACGATGGGTAAGGTAAGATCCTACCCAGACTTGGActcaaagaaaattcaaaaatttattctaTACCCAAATTCTACCATTTCATTAAATCCAACTCAAGATCCATAGGTCTCAAGAGCCAACCAAAACCTAGTTTTCGAGTAGAGTTAGGCCCcgacccaattttttttatagatttattttttctaaaaataataccaattaatttaaatttctttctctttctttttctttttaattttttccatgattcaataaatttagaattattgagatcaattcacaaataatttttctgcgatggaattttttaaatattatatcctttattaaattatagactaaataatcttatgaaaaatatcaaatctaaatatttaatagcaatcaaatttaatattataaaattttaaatttaattttatcactttaggCCTTCAAACAAACAATATTGCCtattactgaaaaatatacCCAATATGGtaatatagttatataattaattatttaattactatttattatttaaaaatatatatatgattaaagaattaaacaataaataatgttatggtgttttaaattttttgaatttgttcatttgaaTGTAGGTCGTAGAGGTATTCAATTTGGTTAAGCGAACGTATCTAAagtttgattatatataataattaaaaatatataatatttatttatttatttattataaattattaataattaagtatgtattaactatagattattattttttgttataacacttatattaagatatttaattttttatattttgaattacatttatatatatttcttaaattcaGTATTCGGTTAGGTTTGATTAACCTGCATAAAAAATTGGAACTGAACcgaataattaaaatctaaaaaagaataaccaaaatcaaattgaaaatttgattcaGTCGATTTTCGGGTGGTTAATCGAAAATTGCATATCCTAGTAGATcgaatgataaataataattaattaaattgtaaaaaaattagatattttttgggtaaaaaCTCATGGATATTGATGGGTAAAATCCCAACCCAGacctaaattatatttttttaatatgtccAGGTTTGAGCTTGAAcctaaaaatattcattggGTCTGGATTTGGGTTTGAGTCACTGAATTATGTTATGAATTTAGGTAGAGTCTTATCCTACTCATTCACACAGTTACTCCCACGCCACTTCcacccttttcttttatttttttaaaatttaatttaaatttattttcaaaatacctaTTAtgtcctttctaattttcttaattaatacaatttgctatcaaatattataataagttCCAATTTACtccattcaagttttaatatacttcaatttcaacatataattatttattattaatttttttaataattatcaattagtctttcaattatatataaaatcatatggACGTCAcatattactgacttattaagtcaaataattttcaaactaaactacccttataacaatgaaaacatacctcttcacatgcattaacttGTGAAGACGtaaaagggtaatttagtcataaaatatttatttgacctactaAATcagcaataagtcaattggaggtaaatatatttttttttatatcttttttgttaatatatatctaacaaattcgataaattttgactaacggataGATATATTTGTTTGGAAAACATACTTCAAGGAtagtagatataatttctcgaacaaatataaaaaatactaaatgtaGTTTTTAAGTCATCCTAATAATAGACGGTGTAATaatcacaaataattattgaatactTTTCAGAATTTGAATTCCTTCCTGAatccctttttcctttttttttgttttttttcttttgggtagAGTTTGAATTGCTTCCAGAATATGTGTAGTCTTCAGATTGCTATCAATAATGGGCCTAGGGCTTGGGCTAGACAGTGAATTAGTCTAGTGATCTATTCCTAATGGGCTTTAGATCCCAATTGCAAAGGCCCATTCATTCAGAAAATAGcatgtgaatttattttctgatGATGGTTCCATAAATTCacatgtataatttatttatttttacataattcacactaaaatttttcaatttttacccaaaaaaaaggtAGATTTTAGTTGCAATTTTTTGGTGGACAAATTCGGTACAAGCCGACAACGAGTTGGTCGACGAAGGAGAGGGTTCCGagttattgttttattgttttattgtatTGGAAAACATTtagtacaaatattaaaagcaaaaaatctacttttctttttttattaagtttacttctatttcataataatttatttcttatttaaaatgtttttcttaatttaaaagtatattttatattatagaaagtattgttagataataataattcatagtAAATTATGGTATGCAATAATTTGGTATATAAGGAATTAAATGACTTTGTATTTGTAGAGCATTGAAAAAGACGGTCAACAGATCAAATTCTAATACTCCATTTCCGAAGTAGCAGACAAGATTTTGTCTCCATATCCAGAGTTGAGAGTGAGAATTCTCACTCCTTGTTAAGCCCTAGCCGCCTTCTCCTGCAGTTTCCGACGCCGGCTGCTCGCCGAACAAGGTAATTATACTGTAGACAAAGCGTTTACGTCTTTCTTGTAAAAGGATTGAAAATTTGAGCTGAATTTTGATGATCACTGTTGGTTACTGGTGCTAAAGTGgtacattttttattactgTAGAATTGAGGTTGTTGATGAATTGTTCTTATGCGAGTAGTCTTGTAAAAATGTTTGACGGAAGCGCTTGGGAACGCCCATTCTGTTACTACAGATGAAAGTTTTATCAGCAGAGTTctgaattagaatttatatTGCCGTAGGTCTATGGAAAGCTGAAATTAGTTTGTAGATGTCTTTGTTCAATGTCTGATCTATGTATAATGTTGGGAAattatttgttgatataaCCGGTAACTATAATTGAATAATGTGCgctattttttaattggtcATAGTtaggaaaagaaatttttgTTCTGAATCATCCATGATTGATGAAGTCAAGGAGTAAACTCTTCGTCCGAGTCCTGTTGGGATACATCCTCGAATCTAGATTTTGATTGGAAACAAGGTGGATCGACTTACATGATGAACAAACTCATCAGGTTATTAGCATAGGTGAGATTTTTCAGGCTAAAACTATTCTACGCTCAGGTAAAAAATGGCTCTAGGAAAAGATGCctgccaaacaaagaaaagagacTTTATATGTAAAGTAGATGATAATGGAACACTATTAGAGTATTTATAGTTGAATTTAGGGAATAGGCATTATGCTATAGTAGGCTGGATTGGCCTGTATGTCCCATCGAAATTggttttgttataattttaatttcatgggTAATTGCTATCCTACGTTATCAATGAGGCTATCATATAGCCAACAGTCTCGGGTGTTTTATTTGGCATTTGAGAAAGGCATCTAGAGGTAAACTGGACTGCACACATGGTAGGTAGAGATGGGCCTTTGCAAGTGGCTGAGGTGCTCTGGCAGGACCCAAAGATGAGGTCATTGGCATGGTCAACGGCATTGTCAGTCGAGGTTGCACCTTGCTGGACCACCTTAGCCGAGCGTAGCAATCATCTTGCTTGGCTCGTCTCATGGGGCGGGCAATGCTCCAAAGGCCACCCAGTCCATCCAGGCTTTCTTTGCCTCCTTTTCCTTTGTCCTCTAGGGTGAGTTGTCCTATTCTTTCATCGCCTAAAGGCCAACCAGTCCGTTCAGGCTTTCTTTGCCTTCTCTTCCTTTGTCCTCTAGGGTAAGTTGTCCTATTCTTACATCAAATAAGGTGCCCGTGGTGTTCTCAGTAATCCTTCGGAGAATCATTAGCATCCAATGAAATTAACCTGGGTACCGGACGAACCGTTGTCCAACTTTTACCCCTAGCTCCTCCTCCAATAGCAATACCCACTTTCAAAGTAAAACTAGTGTTGTAAACAAGAACTAAGAgagtaaaaaggaaaaatgtttTTCAATTGAGGAACAGAGAGAACTTTTCTCAAGAGAAACTTTTTTTACCTTTATTACTCATGAAATAAAACTATAGTCAGATCAACCTGCGTTGGCCGAAACTTACTGGTTAGATGATTCATTAGATTCAACTATAAATAGTCTAATGATATCTTGTTCTTGGGTTCCCAATCCTACTTAATATGTaaagttttttccttttatggtATCTTCTCTAGgaatctatttttctctcaactCTTTGTGAGGGGTTTCAGTCAGGAAGTATCCCAACTATCATGACGACTTTGTTTGTATTGCACATAAATCCACCTAGTTTCCAAGATAGAGCTCCAAGCTATATTCTTGACTGGACTCGGGAGAATGGTTTATCCTTAGCTTCGCACCACACTTTGACAACATCAATCCAATAACATCTATTAGAACACAAAAATAGTTGCAGAATCAAAGCATAAAGGTAGtggtatatattttatatagattAAGGGGTGAATCtgtcataatttcttttttgtttttcggAGAAGGAGAAACCAAGTTAAGTATAGCATTGGTTTGGTTCAGGTTTAACCTTTAACGATAGTTTAAGGGGGATGTGACAAAGCTAAATTATGGTGTAATTGGACATTCCTTGACCAAGGACTGGACTTTTATTCTTAAGTCTTAGGTTTGGCACAATGTTTCTCCTATTGCTTTGCCTTgaagaattaaattttgattgattcTATTGGTGAACCGTACATTACCCTGCTTCCTGTATCCCAAGCTGTAATTAGGGTAAATATCACTTAAGTTCATGAGTGCCTGAGTTTCTAGATTGTACTTGGATATTGTGTGCCTACTTGTGTATACACAATGTGTTATCCTTGCTTTCAATTTGGATTGCTATGAGTTAAGAATGGCAATGGCCCATATTTCTTCACATGAAGAGCAACTGCAATCTGGAAGAAACGGTTTTGTGGAAGGTTGATTCATGGTTGTGTAGGTTGGGCCAACTATTTTGGTATCTCAATTTTCCTTATGGTTGTTTCTGCTGTAAACTtcctttattttctattatttcttaccttgtgtgtgtgtgtttgcgGGTGTGCACTTTTGCTGTGAATATATTTTACAGTAGGGAAAAGTGGTTGCATCTTATATTTGGACTTGctatctttcttttgtttacaGGCTGAGCTTACTGAAAACAGAATGGTTAGAGCATATTCTCAAGAACACACTTACAAGCACCCATGGGAACGAGTAACCGCTGCATCTTGGCGCAAATTTGCTGACCCTGAAAATAAACGGACTCTGTCGCACATCCTTGAGGTTGATACTTTAAGCCACAAGCTTGAACCTAGTTCCGGAAAATTGTACACTACTCGAGCTATAACCATTCATGCTCCAGGACCATGGTTTCTTCGTAAAATCATTGGCCAGGATATGTGCCACTGTGTTGAATCAACCATGGTTGATGCACAATCTCGCTCAATGCAACTTGCAACCCGTAATATCAGTCTCCAGAAATTCATTGAAGTGGAAGAGAAGATTAGGTATGACCCCCACCCAGATAATCCAAATGGATGGACCATATGCAAGCAGGAAACTAGCATAAGGATCAAGCCTCTGTCAGCACTGGCGTCTATGGCAGAGAAGATAGAACAGAAATGTGCAGAGAAGTTTCAGCATAATAGTGCCAAGGGAAGAGAGGTTATGGAGAGGATTTGTAAGTATCTTGAAGCTGAGTCTAGGGGAATGTCAGTCTAATTTGGATCTCTTTGTTTGACTTGTGCCTCAATAGTTTTGTAGTTTCCAGTTCTGCTTATAGTATGGTATCTAAATCAACACAAACCTTTTAAAGGAATGGATCACTGAGGTTGATGTTGTACACCTTGTCTGGACTTGGTAGCTGGTTGTAATAATAGGATAGCATGGTGGAACAAGCAATACATGTTGGGGAATCTTGCAGTTGGTTCTCCTCTATATATACTTAAACgtcctttttcctttcctttcaTCTTTCTCTGGGCAACGGGTCCTGAATGATTTACTGATGATTCTTCTTTCTATAAACTCTAAAGAAATTAGTTGAAATTTAAAGACATTATCTGACTAGATCAGatgtatgaaatattttccCACCCAGAATGctataattttcatgaaaGCAAATATCTCCAAggagttctaaaaattatgtcgGCTCTAGGAAAGGTGACCGGAGGCAAAAATGGTAGCCAGTATACGATTTCAGTCGAAAATGACAATATCATAGAAATTTAATGTCAAATctgaaataattcaaataatccCACAATGCCTTTCTGTGAGAGATGCAATGGAGAGCAAGCAATTCTAAGAATTAATTCAACTTATATGAGATGCAAGGGGGAGTAAACAAATTCTATGAACATTCAGTAAGAGATGAAAGTAAGCAATTCTGAGAATTAGTGGCAACAATTCAGAAGGCTTTTATAAGAGTCTACGAGATGAAAGTAACGTAACGTAGCACAAACCCACACAACCTTATTATGTGATTCCattttttcatgtaaaatGAAGAAAGGATCATCAGTGAATTGGTTTCATTGAGTCACATGCAGGACATCAATTTACTGACTTGTATCCCAAGTCAGTTTCTAGGAGGATAAATTTCCCATAGTGCTACAGTAGTATCTTCTGAAGATGAAGCCATCAGTTTACTATTATCGGAAAATGAGACAGCATTACAAGTCGCGTGATGATACTTCAGTATGGCCAAAGCATTTCCTTTGCGATAGTCATATATCCTCACCCTGTGATCCCATCCGGCAGTAGCAAAAATTTTACCATCTGGCCGAATAGAAGTTCCCCCTATGCCAGGTCTctccaaaataatttctttcttcacCAAACATGATCCCGTTGATGGATCCAAGGTAaacattacaattttttcatcagCAGATCCAGAAACCCCTCCTCCACATAAATTGTCAAAAGATAAGCTTAGAACTGGTTCTGAATGAAATTTTACACAAGTCATTGGCGAGGCCGGATTCCTTATATCCCACCAAACCATGGATCCATCCTCATAACCAGACATAACATTAACATATCCATGTGATTCAGGGGGTAAAAACGCTTTAACTGCCATGCACATTCCTCTTGCCTTGGTAGAGTTTATGGAGTGATTAGGcaattttataagcttttcaCCAGTATTAACATCCCAAAGTTCGACCACCGACAAATCTTCGCCAGCTGCAGCAACATAAATAGACCCTTCCACCTTCTTGTCACTTTCAAGCTCCGTTGAACTCATATTGCCACCTGAAAGCTCACTTTCTTGGTGATTCTTGACAACTTCAGTTGGCTCAACTTCAGCATGGGGATTGTTTAGCAATGAAAGCTTGCAAAAGTGGTAAGAATTTGTTTTGATCGTAATGAGCGGGCTTCTAGACAAGCCTGCTTCTCCAATATCCCAATACTTGATAGTTCCATCCCTTCCTTGACTAATAACTCTATTCTCTCCACCAGCAACAACGCTAATAATACCATGAGCTGCGCTGTGCACCCATGAAGATGAAATGGTCCTGTGCTGTACGGTATCCCATATGCGCAATTCACCGTCTGTGGAGCCAGTGAATAAGATATTCTTGGTAGGATGGAAACTAGCATCCGTAACTGAAGCGCGGTGGCCTCTGAGAACAGCCACGGGATCAGGTGGAGGCCTCTTGCTCATTCCTTTTATCAGGGTTGTCACTGAGCAATATATCAAACACCTTGGTTGCAGTATATCCCAACAATGGGATAACCTACGACGCCTAAATTTCTGCGATCACGAGATGAAGGGCAGTCGGATTTGGCCTTCCTTCCACCGAAACTACAGAGATGTTGACTTCCTTTAGTGCGCAGAGAGCGGGCGGCGCGTTATTCCTCTCTTTTGCACAGGTAAAATTACACA includes:
- the LOC105163559 gene encoding protein DECREASED SIZE EXCLUSION LIMIT 1, whose protein sequence is MSKRPPPDPVAVLRGHRASVTDASFHPTKNILFTGSTDGELRIWDTVQHRTISSSWVHSAAHGIISVVAGGENRVISQGRDGTIKYWDIGEAGLSRSPLITIKTNSYHFCKLSLLNNPHAEVEPTEVVKNHQESELSGGNMSSTELESDKKVEGSIYVAAAGEDLSVVELWDVNTGEKLIKLPNHSINSTKARGMCMAVKAFLPPESHGYVNVMSGYEDGSMVWWDIRNPASPMTCVKFHSEPVLSLSFDNLCGGGVSGSADEKIVMFTLDPSTGSCLVKKEIILERPGIGGTSIRPDGKIFATAGWDHRVRIYDYRKGNALAILKYHHATCNAVSFSDNSKLMASSSEDTTVALWEIYPPRN
- the LOC105163558 gene encoding PRELI domain containing protein 3B-like, translated to MVRAYSQEHTYKHPWERVTAASWRKFADPENKRTLSHILEVDTLSHKLEPSSGKLYTTRAITIHAPGPWFLRKIIGQDMCHCVESTMVDAQSRSMQLATRNISLQKFIEVEEKIRYDPHPDNPNGWTICKQETSIRIKPLSALASMAEKIEQKCAEKFQHNSAKGREVMERICKYLEAESRGMSV